The Pyxidicoccus sp. MSG2 DNA segment CGCCCTTGCGGAACACCTGGATGCGGGCGCCCAGCTCGAACATGTCGCCGGCAGGGGCCATGGCGAAGTCCTGGATGTCCGCGTCGGCGAGCATGTCCTTGACCAGGTCGCTCGTCCCGGCCTCGGGGGTGCACTGGTTGATGGACCCGGTGAGGATGAAGTCCGCGCCCATCGTGAAGGCGGCCGCGGCGGCCTCGGGCGTGCCGATGCCGCCCGCCGCGCCGACGCGGAGGCGCACGGGGTAGCGGTGCTCGGCCATGGCCTCGTCGCGCAGCTGCATCATCGCGGGGAGCAGGCTGAAGGCGACGCCCTTGTCGGTGTGGCCTCCCGAGTCCGCTTCGGCGCATATGTCATCGGCCATGGGCAGCCGGGCCGCGGCGCGGGCCTCCTCGTCGCTGATGAGGCCCTTCTCGTGGAGCATGCGGACGATGCGCTCGGGCGGCGGTGAGACGAACTGGCGCGCCACTTCCGGGCGAGACAGCTTCGCCATCAGCCGGTTCGCCGGGCGCGCGCGGTCTCCGGACAGCCGGGCTCCCTTGAGCCGGTAGCGCACCACGGCGGGGGTGAGCACGGTGTACGCGGACGCCTCCACGCAGCGGACGCCCATGCGCAGGAGGAGGTCGACGGTGCGGTCCTCGACCTCGGGGTGGTTGATGTTGTGGAGGAGGTTGACGCCCCACGGGGTGCCAGGCGGCAGGGCGGCCTGGATGCGGCGGATGCCGTCCTCGATGCGCTCCAGGCCGAGCCCGCCCGAGCCCAGGAAGCTCAGCAGCCCCGCGCGGCCCATGCGGATGACCAGCTCGGGGGAGGCGATTCCCTTCACCATCGCGCCCGCGACATAGGCGAGGCGGACGTTGTAGTCCCTCCGGAACTCCGCGTCGCCCAGCCGCTCCGCGTCGATGCGCGGCCGCGCGCCGGACGAGACGATGGTGCGGTTCGCGATGGGGGCCGGCACCGCGGCGGGAGCGGGCGCCTGGGGAGGCACATAGTCCCGGAGCGCCGCCTCGGCGTCCGCGACCTTCGTCATCGGCGTCACGGACCTGCCGAGCGTCTGGAAGAACTTCGCGAGCGGCGCGCCGGGGCCAATCTCGTAGATGCGCTTCGCACGCGCACCCATCGCGCGCATGTTGTCGAGCCACCGCACCGACCCGGCAATCTGCTGGACGAGGTTCTCCGTGAGCGAGCGCGCCTCGTAGAAGTCACCCGTGAAGTTCGAGGTGACCCGCGTGGCCAGCTCCGGACGGAAGCCCCGCGCGAACGACTCCAGATACGCACGGAACTCCACCTCGATGGACCGCATGAGGCTGGAGTGGAACGGCGCGCTCACCTGGAGCTGGATGAAGTTCAGCGTGGGCAGGGCCTCGGCCAGCTCGCGCTTCGCCCGGTCGATGCTCTCGGCGGTTCCGCTGATGACCACCTGGGCCAGCGAGTTGTGATTCGCCACTTCGGCGCCCGCGGCCCTGGCAATCCGCAGCGCGCCGGACTTCTCGATGTCGTCGGTGAGGAGCGCCGCCATCGCGCCCCTCCCCTGGGGCACCGCCTGCTGCATCAGCGCCCCCCGCTTCCGGACGATTCGTACCGCGTCCGCGAACGGGAGCGCCCCCGCGGCGACCAGCGCGGTGTACTCGCCGAGGCTGTGCCCGCCGAAGACGGTGGCCTGGAAGCCGAACGCCTCCACGACGGCACGCCACGCGGCAATCTCCATCGTGAGGATGCACGGCTGCGTGAACTCGGTGAGGTGGAGCCGTGGGTCCTTCTCGAAGCAGAGCTGGACCAGGTTCTCTCCCACCGCGTCGCACGCCTCCTCGAAGGTGCGACGGGCGATGGGCCACTGCTTGTAGAAGTCGGCCCCCATCCCGGGCCGCTGTGAGCCCTGGCCGGGGAAGACGACCGCATCCTGGGTACCGGGTAACATGTCCGCGCGAGGCATCATGGTGGGTGGCTCTTGCAGTAGGGACACTCAGCCGGCACGGGCGCGAGCGCCGTTGACGCGGCTCTCGGGCGTGACGGGCAAACGCGTGTCGGGTGGCGGGAGGTAGCCCGCCGCGATGCAGTGCTCCAGGTACACGGGGATGAGCTGCGCAATGGTCGGACAGTCGATTCCCGCCGGCCCGAGGATGCTCCGCGTATAGGCGCAGTTGGCGTACGAGCTCTCTTCGTAGTGAATCTTCCCGAAGATCTCGACGCCGTACTTGAACATCTCGAGCGTCTGGCTGTCGTACGGCGTGTTCGTCCCCTTGCGCAGGATCTGCCGCTCGTTGGCGAGGCGGAAGAAGTCGTCGATGGAGGTGAACTGGATGTCGTAGCCGAAGTCGCGGAGATGGTTCACCACGTCGTAGTAGCGCCGGATGTCGGGGTTGGTCAGGTGGTACGTCTCCCGATAGGTCGGCTGGCGGAGCGACAGGTGGATCATCGCGGCGCTCACGTAGTCGACCGGGGTGATGTCCCAGTGGACGGGGGACATCATCGACAGCCCTGACTCGATGACGGTCTTGAAGATGTCGTAGTAGACGCCCTTGACGCTGACTTCGGCGAACGGATACCGGCCCGTGTGCCCGTCGCCCATGATGTTGCCCGGGCGGAAGATGTTCCAGACGAGCCCCCGCTCCGTCGCCGCGCGGATGAGCTTCTCCGCCTGGTACTTGGTCTCCTGGTAGGGCAGGTGGTCGTAGCCCTGGCCCAGCTCCAGGTCGCGCTCGGTGAACGGCGGGTTGTTGAAGTTCAGGCGGTCGCCCAGCGCGCTGAAGCTCGAGACGTAGACCATGTAGCGGTGCTTCGTCAGCAGCGCGAAGTCGATGACCCGGCGCGTGCCCTCGACGTTGATGGGCGCGAGCGCCTCGTAGAAGGTGACGAGCGTGGTCTTCCCCGCGGCGTGGAGCGTGACGTCCGTCTCCGCCGCGAGGCGCGCGTACGCCGCCGTGTCGAGGCCGAAGCGGTCGAACGTGACGTCGCCGAGGACCGGAGTGACGCGCTGGTGGAACGCCTCGGTGAGGCGGCCCTGCGGGTCGTACGTCTCCAGGAAGTACTGGATGCGCTTCTTCGCCTGCTCCAGGGACTCGCCTCGCACGAGGCAGGCGATGCGCGCGCTCGTGGTGGTGAGGAGGTCATGCAGCAGCTTGCCGCCGAGCACGCCCGTCACGCCGGTGATGAAGATGTTCTCCACCGGGAACGGCTCCGTCCGCGTGAGCTTCTCCGCGGCGGGGGTCGAGGCTGGTACGCCCGCGGTCGCGGCCGGAGCGCTGGCGTGCGCGGCCGGTGCCGCCACGGGAGCGGAGTCCTCCTTGATGTAGCCGGCGTCCACCACGTGGCTCACGAAGGAGCGGATGGTGTTGTACTCCTGCATCGCCGTCGCCGGGACGCGGGCGCCGTAGACCTTCATCAGCCGGTTGAGCATCCGCACCGACGCCACGGAGTCGAAGCCGAAGTCGAAGAAGTCGGCGTCCACGTCGAGCTCCGACTCGGGGAGCTTCGTCAGCTCCGCGAAGATGCTCTTCACCTGGGCCTGGAGCCGGGCCCGGAAGTCCCCGTCACCGGGCGACGGCGCGGCAGGTGCTGCCGCTACAGGGACGGGCTGCACCACCGGGACGGACGGCACGACTGGGACGGGCCGCGTCGCGACCGGAGCAGGAGCCACCTTCGCCGGTTCGACCCGGGCCTGCACGGGCTCCACGACCGCGGGCGCTCCTGCCACGGGGGCCGTCGTGCTCGGCGCGACACCCTGGCGGCGGAACTCCTCGGGCGCAATCCAGTACCGCTCGCGCGCGAACGGGTAGGCCGGCAGGCTGACGACACGCCCGCGCCGGGCGCCACGGAGGTCCTCCCAGTCGATGACCCAGCCCTGGCTCCAGAACTCCGCGAGGCGCGTCAGGTAGCCGCGCTCGAAGAGGTTGCGCAGGTAGTCCCGGTCCGGCTCCGCCTCGCCGGGGATGTCGTCGGTGTCGCGATGTGTGCGCGCCACACCGGCGAAGGACCCCTGCGCCTTCCGGCCGCCCACGAAGTCCTCGAGTCGGGCCACCAGGTCCTCGTGTGACGACGTCACCACGGCGAGCCGGTGCTCGAAGGCCTCGCGGCCAACCATCAGCGTCCAGGCGATGTCCGCGAGCGGCGTCTTCATTCCCCGTTCGGAGCGGAGGAACCGGAGCAGGTTGCGCGCGGCCTCCTGGAGCCGCTCCTCGCGCCGCGCCGAGAGGAGGATGAGCTGCGGCCCCCCGCTCGTCACCGCCGGGCTCGGGGGCTCGGGGTGCTCTTCGATGATGACGTGGGCATTCGAGCCACCCGCGCCGAACGAGCTCACCGACGCGAGGCGCGGCTGGCCCGCGTCGCCGCCCGCACCGCGCGGCCAGGGCCGGACGTCGCGGACGACGTAGAAGGGGCTGGCGTCGAAGTCGATGTTCGGATTCAGCGTCTCGGAGTGCAGCGAGGGGACGAGCGTCTCGTGCTGGAGCTGGAGCAGCGTCTTCACGATGCCGGTGGCGCCCGCGGCGGCCTCCAGGTGGCCGATGCTCGACTTGGCCGAGCCGATGGCGCAGTAGCGCCGGTCCTGCGTGAAGCGCCGGTAGGCCTTCGTCAGCGCCGCGATCTCGATGGGGTCTCCGAGCGCGGTGCCCGTGCCGTGGGCCTCCACGTAGCTCAGCTTGCGCGGGTCGACGCCCGCCTCGTCGAGCGCCTCGGTGATGAGCTCCGCCTGCGCGTTCGGGCTCGGCACGGTGAAGCCGTTGGTGCGGCCGCCGTGGTTGATGGTGCTCGAGCGGATGACGCCGTAGATGCGGTCGCCGTCCTCCCGTGCCTCCTGGAGGGGCTTGAGGAGCAGCGAGACGACGCCTTCGCCGGGGACGTAGCCGTCACCGCCCGCGCCGAACGAGCGGCAGCGGCCGTCGCTGGACGCGAAGCGGCCGTAGGACATGAGCAGGTACTTGCCCGGGTGGATGGACACATTCACCCCTCCTGCGATGGCGTACGCACACTCGCCGCGCCGCAGGCTCTCGCAGGCCAGGTGGATGGCGGTGAGCGACGCCGAGCATGCGGTGTCCACCGCGAAGCTCGGGCCGTTGAAGCCGAAGTGGTACGAGACGCGATTCGGCACGGCCCAGTAGCCCGCGATGGGGATGTCGACGAAGAAGCTGTACTCGCCGTAGATGACGCCGGCGAACACGCCCGCGTCCTTCTTGCCCCGGGCGCGCGCGCTCGCGGAGATGCGCTTCGGCGTGTACCCCGCGTCCTCCAGCGCCGCCCACGAGGTCTCCAGGAAGAGGCGCTGCTGCGGGTCCATCACCTCCGCTTCCTTCGGAGTGATGTTGAAGAAGCGCGGGTCGAACTTGTCGACGTCGGAGAGGAAGCCTCCCCACTTCGCGTAGGTGGCGCCGGCCTCGTCCTTGTCCTCGCTGAAGTACTGGCTGTGGTCCCAGCGGTCCTTCGGTATCTCGACGATGCCGTCCCGGCCGGCGAGGAGGTTCGCCCAGAGCTCGTCATTGTCGCGGGCCATGGGATAGCGCCCGGCCATTCCAATCACGGCGATGTCCTGGAGGTGCGGCTTCATGGCGTCTCGTCCTGGTGGAGGGCGTGACGCCGGCTGAGGCTCGCGCGCGGGGGGAGGGGGCGGGGGAGTCGCCGCGGTGGAAGGAACGTTCATTCCACCCGGCGGCCCGTCGAGCACCGCGACGAGCCGCTCCCCGTGGTGCTGCACGAGGTAGCCGGCCAGGTCGTGGATGGTCTGGTACTCGAAGAACAGCGTCTTGGGCAGCTCGCCGAAGGTGGCTTCGAGCTGCTTGTTGAACTTGTTGATGAGGACGGAGTCGATTCCGTAGTCCTGGAGGAGCGCGCGCGTCCGCAGCCGCTCGGGTGGGAGCCGGAAGGCGTCGGCGAGCGCCCGCTTCATGTAGTCCTCTGCCCGGCGGAGCAGCTCGCCGTCGATGACCTTCGCCTCGGGAGTGGAACGGGGTCCAACCATGACGGCCTCTGTCTGTCGCGGCTTCGGAGGGATGGGCGCGCTCGCGAGGCGCTCGGACAATTCGGTGAGGGAAGTTCCAACGGAGAAGACGTCGGCCCGGAGGTCGGTGCCCAGCTCGCAGTTCAGGCGCTCGACGAGCGCTGCGCGTGTCACGTCGTCGAACCCGAGCTCCTCGGAAGGGGCGTGGAAGTCGAGCTCGCCGGCCGCGATGCTGAGCTGCTCGGAGGCGGCCAGCCCTACCGCTGCGGCGACCGGGGTGCCCACCTCGGGCGCGGCGGGCACCGGGCGGGAGGTCACGACTGCGCTGTCCCCGGGCAGCCAGCACCGGTCGGACTCGAAGGAGTACGTCGGGAGCGGGATGCGCCTCGGGGCCGTTCCGGCGTAGAGGCCGGTGAAGTCGAACGCGGCACCCGACGCCCACGCCGTGGCCGTCGCATGCGGGTCGGCATCCGGCGAGAGGCGCACGCGGTCGGGCTGCGCGTCGGGGTCCGTGGTTCCCCCGTACACTCCCGGCGCGCTGGCACCCGAGGCCACGGCGGCGAGCTTCGTCCGGAGCTCTTCGACCGAGCCCGCCACGAGCACCATCCGGTGCTCGAAGGTGGCACGCCCCAACTGAAGGGTGGCCGCGATATCCGGGAGGTCGGTGCCCGGATGCTCCGCGAGGAAGCGCCCGAGCTCCTTCGCGTAGCGCCGCACGGACTCCTCCGTGCGCGCCGACAGCGGGACGAGCACCTGACGGGACGGGCCGCTCGTGCGCGGCCGCGAGTCCACGTGCTCCTCCACGACCAGGTGGCAGTTCGTGCCGCTGAAGCCGAACGAGCTCAGCGCCGCGCGGCGAGGCCCGGTGCTCTCCCAGTCCCTCGGCTCCGTGTTGACGTAGAACGGCGTCGAGTCGAAGTCGATGAGGCGGTTGGGCGTGTGGAAGTGGAGCGACGGAGGCAGCCGCCGCTCGCGCAGCGCGAGCAGGACCTTGATGAGGCTCGCGACGCCCGCGGCATGTGACGGATGGCCGATGTTCGACTTGATGGAGCCAATCGCACAGAACCGGCGCTGGTCGGTGTACCGGCGGAACGCCGCCGTGAGCGCTTCGATTTCGATGGGGTCGCCCAGCTTCGTCCCGGTGCCGTGGGCCTCGATGTAGCCGAGCGTCTCAGGGCGGATGCCGAAGCGCTCGTAGACCTCGACCTCCAGCTCCGTCTGCGACAGGGAGCTGGGCGCGGTGATGCCGTTCGTCCGCCCGTCCTGGTTCACCGCGATGCCCTTGATGACCCCGTGGATGGAGTCGCCGTCGGCCAGAGCCCGCGCGAGCGGCTTGAGGACGACGACGCCCGCGCCCTCGCCAATCACGAACCCGTCGCCGGAGTCATCGAACGACTTGCAGCGGCCACCCGGCGAGAGCATCCCGAGCGATGACGCGAGCAGGTGGTACTCGGGCGTCACGAAGACGGACACGCCACCGGCGAGCGCGAGGTCGCACTCGCCTCTCGCGAGGCTCTGACAGGCCTGGTGGAGCGCGACGAGGGATGACGAGCACGCCGTGTCGACGGCGAAGCACGGCCCCTTGAGGTTCAGGTAGTAGGAGACCCGCGCCGGCAGGATGGCCAGGCTGTTCCCCGTGAACACGTGATTCGAGCCGAACAGCCCGCGCTCACGGATGCGCGTCGCGTAGTCGGACGTGGTGGCCCCGACGAAGACGCCACAGCGCGCGCGTGCGAGCCTGCTCGCGTCCAGCCCCGCGTCCTCGAGCGCCTTCCAGCTCTCCTGGAGGAAGATGCGCTGCTGCGGGTCCATGAAGTCCGCTTCCGCGGGGACGATGTTGAAGAAGAGCGGGTCGAACCGGTCGACGTCGGAGAGATAGCCGCCCCACTTCGAGTACGTCTTCCCCAGGACGGGCGGCCACGGTTGGTAGTGGTCGGCGACGTTCCATCGCTCGGGCGGAACCTCCGTCACCGAGTCACGGCCGGCGGCGAGGTTCGCCCACAGCTCGCGGTAGTCGCGCGCCCCCGGGAACCGGCCCGACATGCCGATGACGGCGATGTCCAGCGGCTGGCCGGGGAGGGGACTCGGTGCACTCGACACGACGGGCAGTGGTGCCTCGATTGGTGCGGGGGGCACTGGAGTCGTGGGTGCCTCGGCCTGAAGCCGTGCTCCCTGCGCCGCCGCGTGACGGGCCAGGGCTCGCACGGAGGGGTGGTCGAACAGCACCGTGGACTTGAGGCTCAGCCCGAAGCGCGTGTTGAGGCGCTCGACAATCTTCACCGCGAGGATGGAGTCGACGCCGTACTCGGAGAAGGACCGCTCGGGCCGGATGTCGTCCTGGCTGGCCCCCAGCCCCTCGGCCACGAGCACGGCGATGGCGCGCTCCAGCGCCTCGGGTCGCTCCCGGGCTGGGGCCGCGACGGCACTCGCTTCGGTCCTCGCCGCCGACGGAACCGTGGCGGCAGCTGGTACGGCGGTGCTCGTCGCAGCCGCTTCGGACCTCATCGCGGACTGCACCGCGCCGACACCATCACTCCCGGCGACAATGACCCGCTGGCTCAGGTCGGCGTCCGCGGACAAGCCCGGACCGTAGGCGGTGAAGCCCTTGAAGCCCGTGCGGGTGAGCGTCTCACGCCAGCCGTCGACGGAGAGGAGGGGAGAATTGCGGATGCGTCGCTCCGGGTCGCGGTAGCGGTGCCAGCCGTCGAGCAGCCCGAAGGTCAGGGCCAGGGCCTCGGTGTTCGTGGTCGCCTCGCTCAGCACGAGGAGGCCGTCGGGCACGAGCAGTTGCTTGATTCGCGTCAGGGCCTCGCCGATGTCCGCCACCGCGTGCACGGCGTTCGCGGAGAACACCGCGTCGAAGGTCCCCGGTGAAAACCCCTGGGCGACGGGGTCCTTCTCGAGGTCGAGGATGCGGAACCGCGTGAAGGGGTACGCCTTGCCGAACGTCTCCCGGCCGTGCGCGACGAACCCGCCGGAGATGTCGGTGTAGTGGACCTCGACATCGGCACCGAGACGGGCGAGGGCCTCCAGCACCGTCCTCGACGTGCCTCCCGTGCCGGCGCCAATCTCCAGGATGCGGAACGGGCGCCGCTCCGACGTGGCGCGGACCTGGACGGCGGAGGTGAGAATCCGGGCCACCAGGTCGTTGGTGAAGCTGTACGCGCGGCTGTCGCGGTAGATGGCGCTGGTGAGCTCCAGGCTCGCGTTGGGGAAGAGGACCGCCGTCGCCGCGCGCCCGCCCCTCAGCGTCTCCGGGTACGCGTCCAGGCAGGTGTCGAGCAGGCGCAGGTAGGGTGTCAGCTCCGGGAAGCGGGTCAGCAATTCCTCGCGGAGCCGCGCCGGGTCCTCGGCCGCTCCGAGGACACGCACGTGCTCGCCCTCGCGGGCAATCGCACCATGCCGCTCGAGAATCTCCAGACACGCGTCGAAGAAGCGGCCGAAGGTCTCCCGGACACCGAGCTGCTCCTTCAGCGTCCGGACGTCGCGCGTCTCGCCCTCGCTGGGGAGGCCCATCGTCCGGAATCGCCGGTAGAGCGCCGCCGCCGCGTAGTGGCCGAGCTTTCGCTGGCCCCGCTCCAGCTCCTCGGTCGTCGGGGTGAGGTGCTGCTCGAAGGCGCTGCGAACCTGGGCTGCGAAGCCCGTGTCGGCCACGGGTGCGGCGGTGGGGACGTCGATCCAGAACCGCTTCCGCTCCAGCGGCTGACCCGGGAGCGGGACGCGCTTCCGGGGACCGCCATTGAGCGCGCTCCAGTCCGCGGCTCCGCCTCGGACCCACAGCGCTGCGACGCCTTCCAGGTCTCCGGACCGGTAGCGGTCCGCGAGCGTCTCGGCGGCTCCGCCTGTCTCCGCGGTCCCGGTGAACACGCCGCTCCCGCTTCCGGCGAGGTGCCGTTCGAGGCGGTCCGCGGCCTCGGCGACGCTCTCCGCGACCAGCGCGAGGCGGGCGTCCATCGCGGGGCGGCCGACCTGCAGCGTGCGCGCGATGTTGGCGAAGTCCATCCGGTCGGTGGTGCGAAGGTACCGGGCAAGCCGCGCCGCGTAGACGCGGAGCCGCTCCGGCGACCGTGCCGACAGGACGAACACCTCTCGCTCCCGTGACGGAGCGGCGGCGGGCGAGTCGACATATTCCTCGACGACGACGTGGGCGTTCGAGCCTCCCGCGCCGAACGAGCTCACCCCCGCGCGGCGAGGCAGCTCGCCCTCGGGCCCCACCGGGCGCGGCCACGGCTCGGCGACCTGGGGCACGCGGAACGGCGTCGATGCGAAGTCGATGGCGGGGTTGAGCGTCTGCGAGTGGAGCGAGGGGGCAATCCGTCCGTGCCGCAATTGCAGGAGCGCGCGAGTCACCGCCGCGACGCCCGCCGCTGCCTCCAGGTGGCCGATGTTCGACTTCACCGAGCCCACCGCCAGCGGGCGCGTGCGTCCCGTGAAGGCGCGGCTGAGCCCCACGATCTCGACAGGGTCTCCGAGTGACGTGCCCGTGCCGTGCGCCTCGATGTACCCGATGCTGTCGGGCTCGACTTCCGACGCCTCCAGCGCGCGGCGGACGGCCTCCGCCTGCGCAACGGGGTGGGGCACGGTGTAGCCGGCCGCGCGCCCTCCGTGGTTGACCGCCGTCCCACGGATGACGCCGTGGATGGTGTCGCCATCCGCGAGCGCGCGCTCCAGCGGCTTGAGGAAGAGCGCCCCGACGCCCTCACCGGGAACATAGCCGTCGCCCCCGGCGCCGAAGGAGCGGCACCGTCCGTCCGAGGACGTCATGTTCATCCGGCGCAGGAGCAGGTACTTGTCCGGATGGAGCAGGAGGTTGACGCCACCGGCAATCGCGGCGTCGCACTCGCCCCGCGTGATGCTGGCGCATGCGAGGTGGAGCGCGGTCAGCGACGAGGAGCAGGCGGTGTCGACGGCCATGCTAGGCCCGACGAAGTCGAAGAAGTAGGAGACGCGGTTCGCCGTCGACGAGAACAGCGACGACGTCGCGACGGGTGCCCCCTGGCGCGCGGCGTCCGCGCCGATGAGGCGGTAGTCGCCCCACATCACGCCCACGAACACGCCGACCCGGTTCCTCGGGGCCGTGAAGTCCTCTGGCTTGTAGCCGGCGTTCTCGACGGCGCCATAGGCGGTCTCCAGGAAGAGCCGCTCCTGCGGGTCGAGGAACGCCGCCGTCCCGGGAGGGATGCGGAAGAACAGCGGGTCGAACTTGTCCACGTCAGCGAGGAACCCGCCGAAGCGGCACAGCGGCGCCCCGTCCGTCGGGTACGCGCCAGCGGGCCAGCGGTCCGAGGGGACCTCCGTCACCGAGTCGCGCCCCGCCTCCAGGTTCCGCCAGAACTCCTCGAGGTCCGTGGCCCCCGGGTAGCGGCCGCTCATCCCCACCACCGCGATGTCGACGCGTCCGTGCGAGCGCGCGGCGGTGGTTCGCTCCTCGCGGCGGAACTCGGGACGGGCGCGGACCTTCTCCGGCTCGCCCCAGACGACCGCGACCTGTGCCCTGTCTCCGGCGAGGCACGCTTCGAGGAGGTCCAGCCCTTCCTCGTCGGGGAGGAGGCCGAGTCCCGCCCCCTGTCGCAGCGCCTCCGCCTGGGCGGCGGACACGCCCATGCCGCCTCCCCGCCACAGTGGCAGGTTGATGCTGACCGTCCGGTGCCGGTGCTCTCCCCGGAGCCGCTGCGCTTCCTGCTCCTCCGCGAGCGCGTCGAGGAAGCGGTTCGCGGCCCCATAGTCGCTCTGGCCCGGGTTCCCCGTCACCGCCGCCAGGGCGGAGTAGAACGCGATGAGCTCCAGGTCGTCGCCCGCGGCCGCACGAGCGAGGTTCAGCGCACCCGCGACCTTGGGACGCACGACTTCCTCCGCCGACTCGCGGCGTGCCCCGCGCATGAACCCGTCCCTGAGCACCCCTGCCGCATGGAGGACCGCATGGAGCGCCCCGAAGCGCTCGCGCGCCAGGCGCACCGCACGTGCGGCGTCTTCCGCTGACGAGACATCCGCGCGGACATAGAGCGCGTCACCGCCCAGCGCCCGCAGCTCCGCGCAGAACGCGTCCGCCTCGGCATCGCGCTCGCGGCGTCCGGTGAGGACGAGACGGGCCCCCAGCTTCGCCGCGAGCCGGCGCGCCGTCAGGCGCCCGAGGCCGCCCAGTCCTCCGGTGATGAGGACGACGCTCCCCTGACGGAGCGCACGCCCGGGCCGTGGCGGGGCCAGGGGCGCGAGCCTGCGCACCTCCCGTGCCCCGCGGGCATGGCGCACCTCGGTCTCCGGGCCATCGAGCGCGGCCTCCCGTGCGGCGACGGAGAGCAGGTCCCGCTCCGCCACCGCATCCACGAGGATGGAGCGGAGACCCGGGCGTGGAACCTCCAGTCGCGCGCTGCGCGCAAATCCGCCGAGCGCGGCGGCACAGGCTCGCGAGTGCGCGCCAGTGTCCGGCTGGAACGCATACAGCCGCTCGCTCACCGCTCCCGCTTCGGCGAGCGCCCGCGCGAGGTCGCGGAAGGGGAGGAACACGTCATCCAGGAAGCGCTCGTCGGCGGACCTGTAGCCCCACAGGTAGAGCACGGCGGAGAACGATCGGCGCTCCGACTGGAGCTGCTGGAGGAGGATGCGGAAATCGTCCGGCGAGGTCGGGTTCAGGGTGAATGCGTCGCCCGAGCCCTCGAAGCGCGCGCCCCGGCGCACGCGGACCACGCGCATCCCGGTGGGGACCGGGAGCCGAAGTCCCTCGTCCTCGAACACGAGGACCGAATCCAGGGGACGCGGAGTGCCTTCGTGAATGGAGGAGGGTTCCCAGTCGAAGCCGAAGAACATCGCCTGGTCGTCCGGATGTGCCGCTGGTGCATCCGCCACCGGGGCGGT contains these protein-coding regions:
- a CDS encoding PfaD family polyunsaturated fatty acid/polyketide biosynthesis protein, producing the protein MLPGTQDAVVFPGQGSQRPGMGADFYKQWPIARRTFEEACDAVGENLVQLCFEKDPRLHLTEFTQPCILTMEIAAWRAVVEAFGFQATVFGGHSLGEYTALVAAGALPFADAVRIVRKRGALMQQAVPQGRGAMAALLTDDIEKSGALRIARAAGAEVANHNSLAQVVISGTAESIDRAKRELAEALPTLNFIQLQVSAPFHSSLMRSIEVEFRAYLESFARGFRPELATRVTSNFTGDFYEARSLTENLVQQIAGSVRWLDNMRAMGARAKRIYEIGPGAPLAKFFQTLGRSVTPMTKVADAEAALRDYVPPQAPAPAAVPAPIANRTIVSSGARPRIDAERLGDAEFRRDYNVRLAYVAGAMVKGIASPELVIRMGRAGLLSFLGSGGLGLERIEDGIRRIQAALPPGTPWGVNLLHNINHPEVEDRTVDLLLRMGVRCVEASAYTVLTPAVVRYRLKGARLSGDRARPANRLMAKLSRPEVARQFVSPPPERIVRMLHEKGLISDEEARAAARLPMADDICAEADSGGHTDKGVAFSLLPAMMQLRDEAMAEHRYPVRLRVGAAGGIGTPEAAAAAFTMGADFILTGSINQCTPEAGTSDLVKDMLADADIQDFAMAPAGDMFELGARIQVFRKGVFFPARGNKLYELYQRHESLDAIDDKTREQLEKQYFKKSIGEVWAETQAYYLRTDPAQVERAEKNSRHKMALVFRWYFVDTMRRAQRGDASDRVNFQVHGGPALGSFNRAVKGTPLESWRNRHVDELAWFMMRGAARVLEERWHRFTASASVERVA